The Neomonachus schauinslandi chromosome 11, ASM220157v2, whole genome shotgun sequence genome contains a region encoding:
- the IFT46 gene encoding intraflagellar transport protein 46 homolog: protein MADNSDEYEEENNKEKKKPSQLTPQRGFSENDDDDDDDDDDDDDSSETDSDEDDDDEEHGAPLEGAYDPTDYEHLPVSAEIKELFQYISRYTPQLIDLDHKLKPFIPDFIPAVGDIDAFLKVPRPDGKPDNLGLLVLDEPSTKQSDPTVLSLWLTENSKQHNITQHMKVKSLEDAEKNPKAIDTWIESISELHRSKPPATVHYPRPMPDIDTLMQEWSPEFEELLGKVSLPTAEIDCSLAEYIDMICAILDIPIYKSRIQSLHLLFSLYSEFKNSQHFKALAEGKKAFTPPSNSASQAGDAETLTFS from the exons GAGAAGAAGAAGCCCTCGCAGCTGACACCTCAGCGGGGCTTCAgtgaaaatgatgatgatgatgatgatgatgatgatgatgatgatgactcaTCTGAGACGGATtctgatgaagatgatgatgatgaagagcaCGGGGCCCCTCTGGAAGG GGCCTATGATCCTACAGATTATGAGCATTTGCCAGTTTCAGCTGAGATTAAGGAGCTCTTCCAGTATATCAGCAG GTACACACCTCAGTTGATTGACCTGGACCACAAACTGAaacctttcattcctgattttatccCTGCTGTTGGGGATATTGACGCATTCTTAAAG GTCCCACGTCCTGATGGAAAGCCTGACAACCTTGGCCTGTTGGTATTGGATGAGCCTTCTACAAAGCAGTCGGACCCCACAGTGCTCTCACTCTGGTTAACTGAGAATTCCAAACAGCACAACATCACA CAACATATGAAAGTAAAGAGCCTAGAAGATGCAGAGAAGAATCCCAAAGCCATTGACACATGGATTGAGAGTATCTCGGAGTTACACCGTTCTAAGCCCCCTGCGACTGTGCACTATCCCAG GCCCATGCCTGATATTGACACGCTGATGCAGGAATGGTCCCCAGAGTTTGAAGAGCTTTTGGGCAAG GTGAGCCTGCCCACGGCAGAGATTGACTGCAGCCTGGCGGAGTACATTGACATGATCTGTG CCATCCTAGACATCCCTATCTACAAGAGTCGGATTCAGTCCCTgcacctgctcttctccctctactcGGAATTCAAGAACTCACAG CATTTTAAAGCTCTAGCTGAAGGCAAGAAAGCATTCACCCCTCCATCCAACTCCGCTTCCCAAGCTGGAGATGCAGAGACATTAACCTTCAGCTGA